In Dryobates pubescens isolate bDryPub1 chromosome 16, bDryPub1.pri, whole genome shotgun sequence, the sequence AAATGCTCCAGGAATTGATGATTGTGACTCTATACAGAGAGCTGacctgtgcagctctggtgggATAATCGGATGGGGATTCCTAAGACCTGGTAATTGCTTAAGGGATGTTTTTGCAACATGGGTCAGTGTGTTTCTTACGTTGGTGTTTAGGTTGTCCGGGGACACTACAAAGGACAGCAGATTGGCAAGGTGGTCCAGGTGTACAGGAAAAAATACGTCATCTACATCGAGCGTGTTCAGCGTGAGAAGGCTAATGGCACCACGGTCCATGTGGGCATCCATCCCAGCAAGGTACAGCGTGTGAAGTGAGGTCTGGAATGTGCGAGGACACCTTGTTGGGAaatgcagatgctgctgctggcatgagTAGAACCTTGTTATAGCACATGTTTCAGTTGGAATAACAGGTTAAGTTACTGCAGTATTGAAGGGTTATGGTGTCATGATAGAAGAGAAGTGACAATTGACACCAAGAAGTCCTTGATGGTTCTATGGTTTATTTGCTAGAGAAGCTGCAAGACACTTCAGAGTCTTGCTAAAATACTTTTGAAGAGCTTGGTGTTTATAAAACATAAGCCAGATCCTTCAGAACAATCCTTCGCTAAGTAGCATTTGCACTGGTTAAGGTGGTGTTAGAAATGTTTAGATAGATGCTCAGAGTCGTGATGTGTTCTTGAGGGCTATTGTGCACTAAGTTCTGGATCTGGTTCTAGCCTGAAGTGATCTACAATGTTTAGAGTTCACGAAAACCCAGCAAAGTCTGTTTAGATCATAATAGGATAACATCTCAAACTAAACAGAACACCTGCACAAAGTCTGCTTTAAAGCAGATGCAGTGAGTCtccttcagccctgctgtgtaGGCACACATATTGAAGTGGTGGTGAAAGAAGTCCGGTTGTAACAGGTTTTCCAGTTTAAATGGTCAGTGTGTTGAGCAGAGCTATTCCAAAACAACATAATGACTTGTGTGCAGTAACAACACTTGATGGCCAAGGTGACCTCCAGCATACATATTGCTGGTTATTAAAATAGCAGTGAAAGAAGTTGAATTTTGTGCTGTTTCTTTATTTTGGTGAAAGATTTCTCTGACTGGGAATGAGACCTTGGTAAAGCTTTTCATAAAGATTTGTTGCTTAATTCAAAACGCCCAGAAGaatattttgtttgttgtggacAGTGGAGTGGGTGAACAGCTTCAGCCTTTCTGAGATAAAGAACTAGGAATTAACTGTAAGAGGGACCAGACTGCACAGTGGAGCTGAGTGGACTGTGCAGCCCTGTTGCAGCCTGTGTGGCTTTGCTAGGATTTGATTGTCGGTTGTATTTTTAAAGTACTCCTTTCAGGAATGCCAACacgtttgttttttctttgtcaAGGGGGCACAGAGCACTGAAGGGTGCTCATGGGATGGAAGTCAGTGCttcagtgtgctgctgctttgttagAAGTatcagcagacaggctgggcagcttGCCTCTTCTATTAGCAGATGTGTCCTTTAAAGTGTCTTCATAGGAGTTGCCGTGGTGCCTGGACTTCGCGCTGTTGCCTGTTGTTTAGCAAGATGTGTTGGCTGttccagccagggcagcaggggtgtgataatggccagaggcagcaatgTGGTTTTCCAGTGTTCCCAGTTTAGGGTAGTGCTGCTTGGAACATGgagaaattaaaataatgatGTATTGCTTGCCTTTGTGGTGGTGGGAAGAAGCCTTGGCTGTATATTGTGTTTTAGATAGACTTAGTATCCATCATGTTTGAGCAGCATGAAGGAAATTAGATTTTCTTCAAAGTAATTATTTGATTATGTAGAGGGATAGAAATTTGGCTGCTCTTCAGTTTGTGCAAATGTTGTGGCTGTGCATTGAGAAGCTGTTTATGTTCTGATCCCGAACATACCAGGGAAAATTAATGCAGCTCAGTGTTTCAAAATACAGAAGGCAACTTGGTACCTGTGTTCTACTCAAACCAAATTAGACAGTCTGTGGAAATAAAACATTGGGTGATTTGGCACAGTTCTGTCAGCGGTGATCTTCCTGGGCCATGCTGTGTCAGCATGGTTCTGTTGGTTGCTGTGCCTTTATGATGAAGGGACGCTAAACTCTTTGTGTTCTCTCTCCAGGTGGTGATCACCAGGCTAAAACTGGACAAAGATCGCAAAAAGATCTTGGAGCGTAAAGCCAAATCTCGCCAGGTTGGCAAGGAGAAGGGCAAATACAAGGAAGAAACAATCGAAAAGATGCAAGAATAGATCGTTTCCTGTTTGATACCATTAAAGAACCGCTAAAACTAAACCTCTTGTTGTGTCTTCTTTAGAAAGTCTTAATACAGTGTGTCTGGTCAGTGTTGAAGTAGTCATTCTCATGCTTTGGTGTTGGCTTTGTAAAAAGTACTTCCactaaattaaaatatttatgctTTTTTTACTTGTAAGAAAGCtaaagcttttgtttttttcccctcatgaaGGAATGTGCCGGCCAAGGTTAGGGGTAGTGCAATCCTGACAACACACTTCTAGTGACCGTTGTGCTTCTGTCTtttccactgctctgtgacACTTAGATGAGTTCATAGTTTAAGATGAACTTGTGCACTGCATATATCATCAAACATTTGAAATAAGCTATTTCTGGCTAGGAAAATCTCTTCTGTGATCCTCTTAAATTacagtgttggggttttttaatgtcttcTGTATTTGACAGTAGAGGAGAACATTTTAGAGGGTCACCAGGTGTGTTGTGGCCAAACAGCACTGAATTTACAGGGTGATTCTCTGGGGTCTTGCATGTATGCCATAGCTCGAGGATGGGATTTTACCTCACCACGGCTTGTGAGGCAAAGCTGTGTGGTTTGAAAGGGGTGGGAGTGAAGGCAGCCTCAGTGCTGTGAACACTGCTGGGTGAACTTTTCTGTTAGAAGAAAACAGGTTTTTAGTGGTTATACATTGGAACTGCTGCAGTGCATTGAGGACAGCCCTGCAATCAAATGACTCCTGGCTCTGTGGGTGGTCTCTGATGGAAAGAAATTCAGCTCCTGTCTGAACAGTGCTGGGAAATGGAACACCAAGAATCGAGGAAAATTGCACTTCTAAGAAATTTCCAGGCATTAATACGTAGGCTGCTTTAGAAGGTGGGCTTTGAGAGTTGCTGCTTTGTGTGGGCTCGGAGGTTTTGCCCCCGCAGTTCTGCCAGTGCGCCGCTGGGAGGTTTTTTCTTCACCTTGAGTTAATGCACTGCAAAAGGCACTTTCGGTATCTGCTGCTACTGAGCTGGTGTACGAGCACGGCCGGCGCTCCTGCGGGCCGACGGCCGTGCTCCATGAGCTCCAAaacagcccttccagccctgaccacgAAGGGAGCAGCACCCTACCCTCGAGCCCACTGCCTCTCCGGTGAACCGGAGCCGCCCGGCCCGACCCGCAGCGCCGAGCACGCCAGGTGCGCCACCGCCCGCCGGGCTCGAGTGACGTATCGAGCGCTGATTGGTGGGCGGGGCGCTGCGGCcgtgaggcagggcaggggaggaggctcCGCGCCGGCCGGACCAAGCAGCTTCCCTCCGTCGTCGCCCCCGCCAGCCCGGCCATGGCGTACGGTGGCCTGACGGTGCCCTTCATCGTCATGAGCGTTTTCTGGGGGATGGTCGGCGGCGTCCTGCCGTGGCTCGTGCCCAAGGGGCCTAACCGCGGGTGAGTGACCGGGGGGAGGCCGAGGCCGCTCTGATGGGGGCGGCAGCCCCTTTTCCTTCGGGCATAAGCGGCGGGAGGTCGATGTGTGAGGAGGCCCCCGGCGGATCGTGGGCCCGGCTCCCCGAGGCGGCGGTAGTCGTGTTGCTGCAGACCTGCCGGGCAGCAGCGGCCTTGCGGCTCTGGTTGTGTCTGGAGTTCCCCTTTCCCCCGCCGTCGAGGCCTGGCGGCCGTCGCAACACCCCACAACTCCTTATCGCCGTGCTCGCCGCTCCGCCAGGCCCGGAGCCGCCGCCTCCTGCCGCAGTCCTGCGGGCTCGGTCGCCGTACTGGTGCAGCGCGGAGAGCTGGCGGGCCCAGGCGCCTCTGCCAGCCGAAATCCGGCCAGCCGCGGGAGGCCGGAGCGAACGCCTGCGAGGGCTTCTTGAGCGTggggctggagcaaggagcgGCGTCTGCGTACCTTAATAAGCCATCACGCGTTTGAGGTTTTTCTCCTCGAGCCCTCTAAACGTATGCATGCATAGAgtcctgtggcagggaggacTGTTGTTAAGTTAGGTGGTGTTTGAACCTTcagttcctttttcttttcttacttgGCTTCTTATAACTTATTCCACCATCCTTTAGTTTTTTTCACACTGGAtgagactgaaagagttgaTGTACTAAATTTCCATTCTGTGCTTAAATACATGCtcgtggccttgtagctgtagTAGCCTAAGGGCAACAGTGAGGCATCTAAGCAGAGATGTTTTTCCTGCGGTGATAAAAAAAAGCAGACAagattttttgtctttttcttttccttaggaGATAATGACTACTtaatctctcttcctctctctgacATCCTCTCTACTCCACAGGTACCAACTGTCTTTTCTCTTAGTTGCTTAACTAAAGTTGGAGGAATTTTCCTCAGGTTCTGCTTAGCTGTGATATTTACTGTCTCAATTTCAAACCTGATGTGAGTTTTGTATGTGAAACTTTTGCCTGTCCCTCAGAAACAGGTTGGAAATGTGTCTTCCAGGCATGTATGTGGGCCACCAACAGATTTTTTTAGTAACTTTTCCAACATGTGACTGTTTAATCAATATGAATA encodes:
- the RPL26L1 gene encoding 60S ribosomal protein L26-like 1 is translated as MKFNPFVTSDRSKNRKRHFNAPSHIRRKIMSSPLSKELRQKYNVRSMPIRKDDEVQVVRGHYKGQQIGKVVQVYRKKYVIYIERVQREKANGTTVHVGIHPSKVVITRLKLDKDRKKILERKAKSRQVGKEKGKYKEETIEKMQE